A section of the Prionailurus bengalensis isolate Pbe53 chromosome C2, Fcat_Pben_1.1_paternal_pri, whole genome shotgun sequence genome encodes:
- the LOC122491393 gene encoding 60S ribosomal protein L32-like — MAALRSLVKPKIVKKSTKKFIWHQSDQYVKIKRNWQKPRGIDNRVCRRFKGQILMLNIGYRSNKKTKHMLPGGFRKFLVHNVKELEVLLMCNKSYCAEDAHNVSSKNCKTIVERAAQLTIRVTNPNARLHSEENE, encoded by the coding sequence ATGGCTGCCCTCAGATCTCTGGTGAAGCCCAAGATTGTTAAAAAGAGTACCAAGAAGTTCATCTGGCACCAGTCAGACCAATATGTCAAAATTAAGCGCAACTGGCAGAAACCCAGAGGCATTGACAATAGGGTGTGCAGAAGATTCAAGGGCCAGATCTTGATGCTCAACATTGGTTACAGgagcaacaagaaaacaaagcacatgCTGCCTGGTGGCTTCCGGAAGTTCCTAGTCCACAATGTCAAGGAGCTTGAGGTGCTGCTGATGTGCAACAAATCTTACTGTGCAGAGGATGCTCACAATGTCTCCTCCAAGAACTGTAAAACCATTGTGGAAAGGGCAGCCCAGCTGACCATCAGAGTCACGAATCCCAATGCCAgactgcacagtgaagaaaatgaatag